In candidate division WOR-3 bacterium, the following proteins share a genomic window:
- a CDS encoding DUF362 domain-containing protein yields the protein MKDMDKKAKVHFSGVKNATAEEALLKLIPSIPEVLKGTVAVKVHFGERGNKTHLSSDLLAALLKALGEKARMSFVTDTNVLYRSERSRTVSHLNLAYDHGFCQEKLKVPVLIADGYDGGDVVRVKTKGVHFKNFPVGGAIFRADSLLVFSHFKGHLLAGVGGAIKNLSMGGASRAGKQMMHA from the coding sequence GTGAAAGACATGGACAAAAAAGCCAAAGTGCATTTTTCCGGTGTAAAAAACGCGACTGCCGAAGAGGCTCTTTTGAAACTGATCCCCTCGATACCAGAGGTTTTAAAAGGAACCGTAGCCGTAAAAGTTCATTTCGGCGAGAGGGGAAACAAAACCCATCTGTCCTCCGATCTTCTCGCGGCATTGTTGAAAGCTTTGGGAGAAAAGGCGCGGATGAGTTTTGTCACCGACACCAACGTTCTCTACAGAAGCGAGAGGAGCAGAACTGTAAGCCATCTGAACCTCGCCTACGACCATGGATTTTGCCAGGAAAAACTAAAAGTTCCGGTATTGATCGCCGACGGTTACGACGGAGGAGATGTTGTGAGGGTGAAGACAAAAGGCGTACATTTCAAGAATTTTCCAGTGGGCGGGGCTATATTCAGAGCGGACAGCCTGCTGGTTTTTTCGCATTTCAAAGGGCATCTTCTCGCCGGAGTTGGGGGGGCGATAAAAAATCTTTCCATGGGCGGAGCTTCAAGAGCAGGCAAGCAAATGATGCACGCCG
- the eno gene encoding phosphopyruvate hydratase, which translates to MSFITGVFSREILDSRGNPTLQTECYLETGEIGVAGVPSGASTGTHEAVELRDGDKARYGGKGVLNAVKNVNEEIAPEIIGMDSLDQAAIDEMLINLDGTPNKSRLGANAILSVSLAVAKASAEACQLPFYKYLGGVNARTLPVPMCNVLNGGKHAVGGVDFQEFMIVPVGALNFSDAIRKVAETYHALIKLVLERGFSAGLGDEGGVAPSLKKNEEAMDLILLSIERAGYRPGEDLAIALDPAVSEIYKDGLYNLERENRRLGSDEMITLWTSWLEKYPIISLEDGLAEDDWEGWKNLNRALGDKVQLVGDDLFVTNMKRLQRGIDEKSANSILIKLNQIGTLTETIQCIEMAKKNAWTTVISHRSGETADTTIADLAVAVNSGQIKTGAPARSERVEKYNRLLVVEEELAQVAVYPGRKAFR; encoded by the coding sequence ATGAGTTTTATAACAGGTGTTTTTTCAAGAGAGATACTCGACTCCAGGGGCAACCCCACTTTGCAGACCGAGTGCTATCTTGAAACTGGTGAAATCGGGGTAGCGGGGGTTCCATCGGGCGCATCAACAGGAACCCATGAAGCGGTAGAACTTAGGGACGGAGACAAAGCTCGTTACGGCGGGAAAGGGGTTTTAAACGCCGTTAAAAACGTCAACGAAGAAATTGCCCCGGAAATAATCGGAATGGATTCCCTCGACCAGGCCGCCATTGACGAAATGCTGATAAACCTCGACGGCACACCTAACAAATCAAGACTCGGAGCGAACGCGATACTTTCGGTGTCTCTCGCTGTTGCAAAAGCCTCCGCGGAGGCCTGCCAGTTGCCTTTTTACAAATACCTCGGGGGAGTCAACGCGAGAACTCTTCCTGTCCCGATGTGCAACGTCCTCAACGGAGGCAAGCACGCCGTCGGAGGAGTCGATTTTCAGGAATTCATGATCGTACCAGTGGGAGCGTTGAACTTTTCAGATGCGATTAGAAAAGTCGCCGAGACATACCATGCCCTAATAAAACTCGTTCTTGAAAGGGGTTTTTCCGCGGGGTTGGGGGATGAAGGCGGGGTCGCCCCTTCTCTCAAGAAAAACGAAGAGGCGATGGATCTCATCCTGCTGTCTATTGAAAGAGCGGGATACAGACCTGGTGAAGACCTCGCAATAGCGCTCGACCCGGCGGTGTCGGAAATTTACAAGGACGGGCTTTATAACCTGGAAAGGGAAAACCGCAGGCTTGGCTCGGACGAAATGATTACTCTCTGGACTTCGTGGCTGGAAAAGTATCCCATAATATCCTTGGAAGACGGTCTCGCGGAAGACGATTGGGAAGGTTGGAAAAACCTCAACCGGGCTCTCGGAGACAAAGTGCAGTTGGTGGGTGACGACCTTTTCGTAACAAACATGAAGAGGCTTCAAAGGGGAATAGACGAAAAATCCGCCAATTCGATACTCATAAAGCTCAACCAAATAGGAACCTTGACCGAGACAATTCAGTGCATCGAAATGGCTAAGAAAAACGCCTGGACGACTGTTATCAGCCACAGAAGCGGAGAGACTGCCGACACTACGATAGCCGATTTAGCTGTGGCTGTGAACTCGGGTCAGATTAAAACCGGAGCCCCCGCGCGGAGCGAGAGGGTCGAGAAGTACAACAGACTGCTCGTCGTCGAGGAAGAATTGGCCCAGGTGGCGGTATATCCCGGAAGAAAGGCTTTCAGATAG
- the gdhA gene encoding NADP-specific glutamate dehydrogenase, with product MSYVSEIMTAVEKRNANEPEFIQAVKEVLESIEPVLERHPEYKDAGILERLVEPERQIIFRVPWMDDTGKIRVNRGFRVEFNSAIGPYKGGLRFHPSVYLGIIKFLGFEQIFKNALTGIPMGGGKGGSDFDPKGKSDREVMNFCTSFMTELYRYLGAHTDVPAGDIGVGGREIGYLFGTFKKITNSFEGVLTGKGLTWGGSLARTQATGYGCVYFVQEMLKTRGETYKGKTAVVSGSGNVAIYTVDKLYQLGAKPVAMSDSNGYIYDPDGIKLDTVKQIKEIKRGRIKEYLDYHKGAKYEENWTNIWKIKCDVAFPSATQNEIDGTSAEALVSNKCMAVGEGANMPSTPDAVKVFLDKKILFGPAKAANAGGVATSGLEMSQNAAFTSWSFEEVDKKLHNIMINIHEAARKAAEDYGTPGNYVNGANIAGFEKVAKAMFDQGIFG from the coding sequence ATGTCGTATGTCTCAGAAATCATGACTGCCGTGGAAAAACGCAACGCAAACGAACCAGAGTTTATTCAAGCCGTCAAGGAGGTCCTTGAATCCATCGAACCTGTTCTCGAAAGACACCCTGAATACAAGGATGCTGGTATACTCGAGAGGCTTGTGGAACCCGAAAGGCAGATTATATTCAGAGTTCCTTGGATGGACGACACTGGCAAAATCAGGGTCAACAGGGGTTTTCGTGTTGAGTTCAACTCCGCAATAGGACCCTACAAAGGCGGTTTGAGGTTCCATCCTTCGGTGTATCTCGGAATAATCAAGTTCCTCGGTTTTGAACAGATATTCAAAAACGCCCTCACCGGAATTCCCATGGGCGGTGGTAAGGGCGGTTCCGATTTCGACCCCAAGGGAAAATCAGACCGTGAAGTCATGAATTTCTGCACAAGTTTCATGACCGAATTGTACAGGTATCTCGGCGCTCACACAGACGTCCCTGCCGGTGATATCGGAGTGGGAGGAAGAGAAATAGGTTACCTGTTCGGAACCTTCAAAAAAATCACCAACAGTTTTGAAGGGGTTTTAACCGGAAAAGGTCTGACTTGGGGAGGAAGCCTCGCCAGGACGCAAGCCACCGGATACGGATGCGTTTATTTCGTCCAGGAAATGCTCAAGACAAGGGGAGAAACCTACAAAGGCAAAACAGCGGTTGTCTCCGGTTCTGGAAACGTAGCTATTTACACTGTCGACAAACTTTATCAACTCGGCGCAAAACCAGTCGCAATGAGCGACTCAAACGGCTATATTTACGACCCAGACGGCATAAAACTCGACACAGTCAAACAGATTAAAGAAATAAAGAGAGGGAGAATAAAAGAGTATCTGGATTACCACAAAGGCGCGAAATACGAAGAAAACTGGACAAACATCTGGAAGATCAAGTGCGATGTCGCTTTCCCGAGCGCGACTCAGAACGAAATCGACGGGACAAGCGCCGAAGCTCTTGTGTCGAACAAGTGCATGGCCGTGGGAGAAGGCGCCAATATGCCCTCTACCCCTGACGCCGTAAAAGTTTTCCTCGACAAAAAAATCCTCTTTGGACCGGCTAAAGCCGCAAACGCCGGAGGAGTAGCAACTTCCGGTCTTGAAATGAGCCAAAATGCCGCTTTTACATCATGGTCGTTTGAAGAAGTGGACAAAAAACTTCACAATATCATGATAAACATCCACGAAGCTGCCAGAAAAGCCGCTGAAGATTACGGGACGCCCGGAAACTATGTCAACGGAGCCAACATCGCCGGGTTTGAAAAGGTCGCCAAAGCAATGTTCGACCAGGGAATATTCGGGTAA
- a CDS encoding HAD family phosphatase: MKEKKHKTIFFDFDGTLADTIWIWESIDEKFLAQHGIEVPMDLKSKIEGMSFENTAVYFRENFGIKSSTEQIVAEWFEIARKPYEEEVEPVKGAVEILTGLRKDGYRIYLQTSNKSELVIPVLRKFSMDGFFDGMFFCQHKDLTETYLKVLEETNSKVNSSLLVDDAPTALEASKKAGITAVDVLICKSEKEKEEERKIGFIDFFVEETLEELARFLN; encoded by the coding sequence ATGAAAGAAAAAAAACACAAAACCATATTTTTCGATTTTGACGGAACTCTCGCGGACACGATTTGGATATGGGAATCTATAGACGAGAAGTTTCTCGCGCAACACGGTATAGAAGTCCCTATGGACCTGAAATCGAAAATCGAGGGCATGTCTTTCGAGAACACTGCGGTGTATTTCAGGGAAAATTTCGGAATAAAAAGCTCTACGGAGCAGATAGTCGCCGAATGGTTTGAAATAGCCAGAAAACCCTACGAGGAAGAAGTGGAACCAGTAAAAGGCGCTGTAGAAATTCTGACGGGATTGCGGAAAGACGGTTACAGGATCTACCTTCAGACTTCAAACAAAAGCGAACTCGTCATCCCTGTTTTAAGGAAATTCAGCATGGATGGGTTTTTCGACGGTATGTTTTTTTGTCAGCACAAGGATTTGACAGAAACATATCTGAAAGTTCTGGAGGAGACCAACTCGAAAGTGAATTCATCCCTGTTGGTCGACGACGCTCCGACTGCTCTTGAAGCGTCGAAAAAGGCGGGTATTACAGCGGTTGATGTCCTGATTTGCAAATCAGAAAAAGAAAAAGAGGAAGAAAGAAAAATAGGGTTCATAGATTTTTTTGTAGAAGAGACTCTCGAAGAACTGGCCCGGTTTTTGAACTAA
- a CDS encoding YkgJ family cysteine cluster protein: protein MSKYFFERGIRFECQNCGACCDVENGVVYLSEEDMIKIPKFLGISQDDFRLKYTARDEDGNNIIKDGHPSKCRFLFQNKCMIYPVRPVQCRTYPFWSSNLQDEKKFFSLPCPGIGKGKIVGAETIQEMFLEHREFLAKLFGLI from the coding sequence ATGTCAAAGTATTTTTTTGAACGGGGAATAAGGTTCGAGTGTCAGAATTGCGGAGCCTGCTGCGACGTCGAAAACGGAGTGGTCTATCTTTCTGAAGAAGATATGATAAAAATTCCAAAATTTCTCGGAATTTCCCAAGATGATTTTCGGCTAAAATACACTGCCAGAGATGAAGACGGAAACAATATCATAAAAGACGGGCACCCTTCTAAATGCAGGTTTTTATTCCAAAACAAGTGTATGATATATCCAGTCAGACCTGTTCAGTGCAGAACTTATCCTTTCTGGTCAAGCAATCTGCAGGACGAGAAAAAATTCTTTTCTCTGCCTTGCCCGGGAATAGGAAAAGGCAAAATCGTAGGGGCAGAAACCATTCAAGAGATGTTTTTGGAACACAGAGAATTTTTAGCGAAGCTTTTTGGGTTAATATGA
- a CDS encoding FAD:protein FMN transferase, with protein sequence MNFKKIIFFVSLVAIFSCSKNSREIFREETSFICMDTKIKIVVTGQDRETLKNCLQKASQKLSLFDSLFGPENRFLIDSPLDPLSVYLWEKSCEMNNATEGAFDPALGEVSALWGDFDAGDIKIPDRSLLDSLIEVRKLCFPNVENGLLVYTQWMKPDLGGIAKGLAVRTAAEICDSLGAEGILVEAGGDICALGFREDKKPWKIGVLHPRKPNELVAVLSLKNLSVCTSGDYERYAVKDGVRYHHVLNPFTLSPSEGIASATVVCEKAEEADAYSTAFMILPLEKSMNIAKEKNLDILLAVLSDTTLEFICSPGFERHVIKWNCPHREFRP encoded by the coding sequence ATGAATTTCAAAAAAATCATTTTTTTCGTCTCCCTCGTCGCGATTTTTTCCTGTTCAAAAAATTCCCGGGAAATTTTCAGGGAAGAGACTTCTTTTATATGCATGGACACCAAAATCAAAATCGTAGTCACCGGTCAAGACCGGGAAACTTTGAAAAACTGCCTGCAAAAGGCTTCACAAAAACTTTCTTTGTTCGACTCTCTCTTCGGACCCGAGAACAGATTTCTCATAGATTCTCCACTGGATCCGTTGTCGGTCTATCTCTGGGAAAAGTCCTGCGAAATGAACAATGCCACCGAAGGGGCTTTTGACCCAGCTCTCGGAGAAGTATCCGCGCTCTGGGGAGATTTCGACGCGGGAGACATAAAAATTCCCGACAGGTCATTGTTGGACTCGTTGATAGAAGTCAGAAAACTTTGTTTTCCTAACGTCGAAAACGGATTGTTGGTTTATACTCAATGGATGAAACCCGACCTCGGAGGCATCGCAAAAGGTCTCGCCGTAAGGACAGCCGCTGAAATTTGCGATTCTCTTGGAGCGGAAGGGATCCTAGTCGAAGCCGGCGGAGACATCTGCGCTCTGGGTTTTCGCGAAGACAAGAAGCCATGGAAAATTGGAGTGCTGCACCCGAGAAAACCAAACGAACTCGTAGCTGTTTTATCACTAAAAAACCTTTCTGTATGCACATCCGGCGACTATGAAAGGTATGCCGTCAAAGACGGAGTTAGGTATCACCACGTTTTAAACCCTTTTACCCTGAGCCCATCGGAAGGAATCGCCAGCGCGACGGTCGTCTGTGAAAAGGCAGAGGAAGCGGACGCCTACTCGACGGCGTTCATGATTCTGCCCTTGGAAAAGAGCATGAACATAGCAAAAGAAAAAAATCTCGATATTCTATTGGCGGTTTTGTCGGACACTACACTTGAGTTTATTTGCTCTCCGGGTTTTGAAAGACACGTAATCAAATGGAACTGCCCCCACAGGGAATTCAGACCTTGA
- the amrS gene encoding AmmeMemoRadiSam system radical SAM enzyme, translated as MKKALFSQKMPDGSVKCLLCFHECVIGENKTGLCRVRGNVGGELYNIGYGKTISMSIDPIEKKPLYHFKPGSVILSIGPNGCNLDCPYCQNSEISQENAQTIYLSPENAGKLSRKNGSVGLAYTYTEPLVWYEYILDAGEEVKKNGGCNVIVSNGVINEAPLKKIIPLIDAANIDLKTFSSEKYRKILKGDLDSVLRTIRLLKENSVHVEVTTLVVTGFNDTDDEIENSAKFIASVDPRIPYHISRYFPHYKYEAPPTSEEKLGRFYEIAKNYLSFVYLGNTFQAGKNDTYCPDCLNLWIERSYFSADIIGIRDGKCSKCGRDTGIQF; from the coding sequence TTGAAAAAAGCATTGTTCTCCCAAAAAATGCCAGACGGCTCGGTCAAATGCCTTCTCTGTTTTCATGAATGTGTCATAGGAGAAAACAAAACAGGACTATGCAGAGTAAGGGGGAACGTTGGTGGAGAACTATACAACATCGGCTATGGAAAGACAATTTCGATGTCGATAGACCCCATAGAAAAAAAACCTCTCTACCACTTCAAACCAGGTTCGGTAATTTTGTCAATAGGACCCAACGGGTGCAACCTCGACTGCCCTTACTGCCAAAATTCCGAGATCTCCCAGGAAAACGCCCAGACAATCTACCTTTCCCCGGAAAATGCCGGCAAATTGTCGAGAAAAAACGGATCTGTAGGTTTGGCTTATACGTACACGGAACCTCTGGTGTGGTATGAATACATTCTCGATGCGGGTGAGGAAGTTAAAAAAAACGGGGGTTGCAACGTAATAGTCTCCAACGGCGTCATAAATGAAGCGCCTCTTAAAAAAATCATACCCCTGATAGACGCGGCGAACATAGACTTAAAGACGTTTTCAAGTGAAAAATACAGAAAAATACTCAAGGGAGATCTCGATTCGGTGCTCAGGACAATCAGACTTCTCAAAGAAAATTCGGTTCACGTCGAAGTGACGACACTCGTCGTCACCGGATTCAACGACACCGATGACGAAATTGAAAACTCCGCTAAGTTTATTGCTTCTGTGGACCCTCGAATTCCATACCACATATCGAGATATTTTCCCCATTATAAATACGAAGCGCCCCCGACATCCGAGGAAAAACTCGGCAGATTTTACGAGATAGCTAAAAATTATCTGTCGTTCGTTTACCTTGGGAATACCTTTCAAGCTGGTAAAAACGACACTTATTGCCCGGATTGCCTAAACCTCTGGATTGAAAGATCGTATTTCTCTGCTGACATAATCGGAATCCGGGATGGAAAATGCTCTAAGTGCGGCAGAGACACCGGGATACAGTTCTGA
- a CDS encoding NusG domain II-containing protein — MKSILKFYPYQRDYFVVGIFFALAVILIINKFKTEEKSYYAVVETAQGENVSVPLSKDTSFSVEGRIGRSEIQIESGRARIASSPCPKQICVKRGWISRTWESATCLPNGVWLSIEGEKQDIDATTY; from the coding sequence ATGAAGAGCATTTTAAAATTCTATCCCTATCAGAGAGACTACTTTGTAGTCGGAATTTTTTTCGCTCTCGCCGTCATTTTAATAATCAACAAATTCAAAACGGAAGAAAAAAGCTATTACGCCGTTGTGGAAACAGCCCAGGGTGAAAATGTTTCGGTTCCCCTTTCAAAGGACACGTCTTTCTCCGTCGAGGGGAGAATCGGAAGAAGTGAAATCCAAATCGAATCCGGAAGGGCGAGAATAGCATCCTCTCCTTGCCCGAAACAGATATGCGTGAAAAGGGGATGGATAAGCCGCACATGGGAATCTGCCACCTGTCTGCCTAACGGAGTTTGGCTTTCCATAGAAGGCGAAAAACAAGATATTGACGCGACGACTTATTGA
- a CDS encoding Gx transporter family protein: protein MKIGLGKIIELSVFSSLVVSLHTIESFLNPTFFKIGLGNAVVLYLILNRRTSTALITTLLKIAAYGFLSGSFLSPVFFAVLFASISSFTLMAVFIRVLKTGPIGASIPASCAHNLVILLFAEILIRGITSSLFPFVFAFSVLTGFITGWAAFISLKTLKNLDTKKDEYKITF from the coding sequence ATGAAAATCGGCTTGGGAAAAATAATCGAACTCTCTGTCTTTTCTTCGTTGGTAGTCTCTCTGCATACGATAGAGAGCTTTCTCAACCCCACATTCTTTAAAATCGGACTCGGCAACGCCGTTGTTCTTTACCTGATTCTCAACAGAAGGACATCGACGGCGCTGATTACAACGCTTTTAAAAATCGCCGCTTACGGATTTTTGTCAGGTTCATTCCTAAGTCCTGTTTTTTTTGCCGTATTATTTGCATCAATTTCAAGTTTTACGTTGATGGCGGTTTTCATCCGAGTTTTAAAAACAGGACCGATAGGCGCGAGCATACCCGCGAGCTGTGCTCATAACCTGGTAATTCTTCTGTTCGCCGAAATTCTGATCAGGGGCATAACCTCTTCCCTTTTCCCCTTTGTTTTCGCGTTCAGTGTCTTAACCGGCTTTATAACCGGCTGGGCCGCTTTTATTTCTTTGAAAACTCTAAAAAACCTTGACACAAAAAAAGATGAGTATAAAATAACTTTTTAA